The Pirellulimonas nuda genome includes a region encoding these proteins:
- a CDS encoding IS5 family transposase, translating into MTQPASKPRKLAYKVTNWRDYNESLVRRGDITFWFDDAVIDAWEHENDRKKVGRPFLYSDVAVETLLMIRELFRLPYRQTEGFGRALAKLMQAEVAIPDYTSLQKRAAKLGVSIDVRETKGPIDVVVDSTGLKVYGEGEWKVKKHGVGKRRTWRKVHLAVDPATHTIVAQVVTGADTHDGDAVEPLLEQVEAEVQTFYGDGAYDQWKVRNYLQGESIHQVIPPRKNAKIKQHGNASAEPLERDECLRQIRRDGKKAWKESIGYHRRSLAETAMFRFKTNFGDRLKNRTLPNQATEVALRCKLLNVFVTFGMPLFAWG; encoded by the coding sequence ATGACGCAGCCTGCTAGCAAGCCGAGGAAGCTCGCCTACAAGGTAACGAACTGGCGGGACTACAACGAGTCGTTGGTAAGGCGGGGCGACATCACCTTCTGGTTTGATGACGCGGTGATCGACGCCTGGGAGCACGAGAACGACCGGAAGAAGGTCGGCCGGCCGTTCCTCTATAGCGATGTGGCGGTCGAAACGCTGCTGATGATCCGTGAGCTATTCCGCTTGCCGTACCGGCAGACGGAAGGCTTCGGCCGGGCTCTCGCGAAGCTGATGCAGGCCGAGGTGGCGATCCCCGACTACACCTCGCTGCAGAAGCGAGCGGCCAAGCTGGGGGTCTCGATCGACGTGCGTGAGACCAAGGGCCCGATCGACGTGGTGGTCGACAGCACGGGGCTCAAGGTCTACGGCGAGGGGGAGTGGAAAGTGAAGAAGCACGGGGTCGGCAAGCGTCGCACTTGGCGGAAGGTTCACCTGGCCGTCGATCCGGCCACCCACACCATCGTCGCCCAGGTCGTGACGGGCGCCGACACCCACGACGGCGATGCGGTCGAGCCGCTGTTGGAGCAAGTCGAAGCCGAAGTCCAGACGTTTTACGGCGACGGCGCCTACGACCAGTGGAAAGTGCGTAACTACCTCCAAGGGGAGTCGATCCACCAAGTGATCCCGCCGCGCAAGAACGCCAAGATCAAGCAGCACGGCAACGCGTCGGCCGAGCCGCTGGAGCGCGACGAGTGCCTTCGGCAGATCCGCCGCGACGGCAAGAAAGCGTGGAAAGAATCGATCGGCTACCACCGACGCAGCCTAGCCGAGACCGCCATGTTTCGATTCAAAACCAACTTCGGCGACCGCCTGAAGAACCGGACGCTCCCCAATCAGGCGACCGAGGTCGCACTCCGATGCAAACTGCTCAACGTATTCGTCACCTTTGGCATGCCGTTGTTCGCATGGGGTTAG
- the tnpA gene encoding IS200/IS605 family transposase produces the protein MENYRTGAHSRYDIKYHFVWVTKYRKQVLSGAVGTRVRDLVREVCRTNDIEILQGSVSLDHVHVLLSCPPTLSPSKIMQSIKGKTSRKLMMEFKHIERRFWGRHLWARGYFVATSGNVTDEAIAAYIRGQDGAEPSDGDDRFQVTPPS, from the coding sequence ATGGAGAACTACCGCACGGGTGCGCATAGCCGCTATGACATCAAGTATCACTTCGTGTGGGTGACGAAGTACCGGAAGCAGGTCCTTTCGGGTGCAGTAGGCACACGGGTTCGGGACTTGGTGCGTGAGGTCTGCCGGACCAATGACATCGAGATTCTGCAGGGGTCGGTGTCGCTCGATCACGTGCACGTATTGCTGTCGTGCCCGCCGACACTCTCGCCGAGCAAGATTATGCAGTCCATCAAGGGGAAGACGTCGCGGAAGCTGATGATGGAGTTCAAGCACATTGAGAGGCGGTTCTGGGGTCGGCATCTGTGGGCGCGGGGCTACTTCGTGGCGACCAGCGGTAACGTGACCGACGAGGCTATCGCGGCGTACATCCGCGGGCAGGACGGCGCCGAACCAAGCGATGGTGACGACCGATTCCAAGTTACCCCACCATCGTGA
- a CDS encoding DUF1559 family PulG-like putative transporter has protein sequence MMQNSSAAAGDRRGFTLVELLVVIAIIGILVALVLPAVQSAREAARRTQCVNRLKQLALAGLNYHDSKKEFPPGICVPVGSGSGAIFPSSCPGGSAASCPPQAIPGKWGSWLTWLMPYCEEGSLFSRLDLSQREYAYCTGPASPGATQIEGFVCPSDEIESRTVNYNNYYFGINSYFANAGTKAWPVFQASFDGVMHYNSRTSSRMITDGLSHTVFAGERYSFDSSWGSGTPLADYRGWAWTNYNSGQDVLGDTAWPINSKRSVIGLDARKTNFGSGHPGGANFAMCDGSVRLMSHGNAGDLVVLQRLSMRSDGEVAAIE, from the coding sequence ATGATGCAGAATTCTTCAGCTGCCGCCGGCGACCGCAGAGGCTTCACGCTCGTCGAATTGCTGGTCGTGATCGCGATCATTGGGATCCTAGTGGCCCTGGTGCTGCCGGCGGTCCAGTCGGCCCGCGAGGCGGCGCGGCGTACCCAGTGCGTGAATCGGCTCAAGCAGCTGGCGTTGGCGGGGCTCAATTACCACGACTCAAAGAAGGAATTCCCGCCGGGCATCTGCGTGCCGGTCGGGAGCGGGTCGGGCGCCATTTTTCCTTCGAGCTGCCCCGGCGGCTCGGCCGCCAGCTGCCCCCCCCAGGCGATCCCGGGCAAGTGGGGTTCTTGGCTGACGTGGCTGATGCCCTACTGCGAAGAAGGGTCCCTCTTCTCACGCCTGGACTTGAGCCAGCGGGAGTACGCGTACTGCACGGGCCCTGCTTCGCCCGGGGCGACCCAGATCGAAGGTTTTGTTTGCCCGTCCGACGAGATCGAGTCTCGCACCGTCAACTACAACAACTATTACTTCGGCATCAACAGCTACTTCGCCAACGCGGGAACGAAGGCGTGGCCGGTGTTCCAGGCTTCTTTTGACGGGGTGATGCACTACAATAGCCGGACCAGTTCCCGCATGATCACCGACGGCCTCTCGCACACGGTCTTCGCTGGCGAGCGTTACAGCTTTGACTCAAGCTGGGGCTCCGGGACGCCGCTAGCCGACTACCGCGGCTGGGCCTGGACCAACTACAACTCCGGGCAGGACGTCCTGGGCGACACGGCCTGGCCAATCAACTCGAAGCGTTCGGTCATCGGTCTGGACGCGCGGAAGACTAATTTTGGGAGCGGCCACCCCGGGGGCGCCAACTTTGCGATGTGTGACGGTTCGGTGCGTCTCATGTCGCATGGCAACGCGGGCGACCTGGTGGTGTTGCAGCGGCTCTCCATGCGGTCTGACGGAGAGGTCGCCGCGATCGAATGA
- a CDS encoding cytochrome c oxidase subunit 3, producing the protein MRTQLLAADSSDIVRQRLEVVDRIRSEQLMPVEAAVRGQPDADDRAIAIDDLAAEMASLNVRHRWPSLPVVLSGGYTWASIYYLLTGAHAAHLAVGLIMIACFLTIRLDSQRRVGLSNVANYWHFVDGVWLIMFFLIYVI; encoded by the coding sequence GTGCGCACCCAACTGCTCGCTGCCGATTCGTCCGATATCGTTCGTCAGCGATTGGAGGTCGTCGATCGCATTAGGAGCGAGCAGCTCATGCCTGTTGAGGCGGCGGTCCGCGGCCAACCCGATGCCGATGATCGTGCGATTGCAATTGATGACCTGGCCGCGGAGATGGCTTCGTTGAATGTACGTCACCGCTGGCCGAGCCTTCCCGTTGTCCTTTCGGGCGGTTACACGTGGGCCAGTATTTACTACCTGCTCACCGGCGCCCACGCGGCCCACCTCGCGGTGGGACTCATTATGATCGCATGTTTCCTGACGATTCGACTCGACTCGCAGCGGCGCGTCGGCCTTTCGAACGTCGCCAATTACTGGCACTTCGTAGACGGCGTGTGGTTGATCATGTTCTTTCTCATCTACGTCATTTGA
- a CDS encoding SCO family protein gives MRSNQSPQSRETISQGSVTPLVLSALTLCIACYFGFRWWQIESRGWTPVDSIGVLDSGPPLRDFEVTEREGVPLRSQELRGKVWVASFFFTGCPGACAQLNQRIKDLHNDGALQDVTWVSITCDPENDKVGEALLTNPMRTTACQR, from the coding sequence ATGAGAAGCAATCAAAGCCCTCAATCGCGGGAGACGATCTCTCAAGGAAGCGTGACGCCTCTTGTGCTGTCAGCGCTAACGTTGTGTATCGCCTGCTACTTCGGCTTTCGATGGTGGCAGATAGAATCGCGGGGGTGGACGCCCGTAGACTCCATCGGCGTGCTAGATTCCGGACCTCCGCTTAGAGACTTTGAAGTGACCGAGCGAGAAGGCGTGCCTCTTCGGTCGCAGGAGCTGCGTGGGAAGGTGTGGGTAGCCAGCTTCTTTTTCACAGGATGCCCGGGGGCGTGCGCCCAGCTGAATCAGCGGATCAAGGACCTTCACAACGACGGGGCGCTGCAAGACGTGACGTGGGTAAGTATTACCTGTGACCCCGAGAACGATAAGGTCGGTGAGGCCTTGTTGACTAACCCCATGCGAACAACGGCATGCCAAAGGTGA